The Gemella massiliensis genome contains a region encoding:
- the ltrA gene encoding group II intron reverse transcriptase/maturase: MHINVKFSNETDLKKLLDLLYEKSKTGNVFTGLLEAITDEVVIVTAIHNIKSNKGSKTTGVDKIKMDKYLQMPKDEVIYLVKKSICDYKPKPAKRVYIDKGNGKKRPLGIPTILDRIVQECIRIIIEPICEARFYPHSYGFRPYRSQKHAIRGIVNVINVSYKSKDQPVWALEGDIKGCFDNINHRILLRKLWDIGAHDKRVIQIIKAMLSVGYIEYDMLKNDNKGTPQGGILSPLLANVYLNDFDWYVGRKYYEPHRKCKYKCNDSRRLKWSGITPKYNFRYADDWVILTSSKKEAERLKRELSRYFKYKLKLELSEEKTKVTNMRTEGIHFLGFVIKAEKPRRTPADKETKEHFVGKPYPDMKRLNKKIQNLCKEIRDIRNYSAVNSRIAQIQYINSVIMGIAEYIKIGISSHAFHVIDRRVNNSALSTWKRMYPDKYNEWQIPLKDLANLPHRHEGYISKTFAIPYEDMWIGITMAFITHVRYEAKPFNQKMTPYTPEGRKIYVNYRNKNKPLPKDRPSINMSDDLRMAVYAENKMNFEYFMNREYAFNRDKGKCRCCKIPLYENPTANCHHVDNKLPIDKINKVNNLAWVCRSCHLMIHGSEIPESLDTKVVKKIEKFREKLKQAQK; the protein is encoded by the coding sequence GTGCATATAAACGTCAAATTTTCAAATGAAACAGATTTAAAGAAATTACTGGATTTACTTTACGAAAAATCAAAAACAGGAAATGTATTTACAGGGCTTTTAGAGGCAATAACAGATGAAGTTGTCATTGTAACGGCAATCCATAATATAAAATCCAACAAAGGTAGTAAAACTACTGGAGTAGATAAAATAAAAATGGATAAGTACCTGCAAATGCCAAAGGACGAAGTAATATATTTGGTCAAGAAATCAATATGCGATTACAAACCAAAACCTGCAAAACGAGTATATATCGACAAAGGGAATGGTAAAAAGCGACCTCTTGGGATACCGACAATCTTAGACAGGATTGTACAGGAGTGTATAAGGATAATTATTGAACCAATATGCGAAGCAAGATTTTATCCGCATAGTTATGGGTTCAGACCATATCGCTCACAAAAACACGCAATTAGGGGTATTGTCAATGTAATCAATGTAAGCTATAAGTCTAAAGACCAACCAGTCTGGGCATTAGAGGGCGATATAAAAGGCTGTTTTGACAACATAAATCATAGAATATTGTTAAGAAAGCTATGGGATATAGGAGCTCATGACAAACGTGTAATTCAAATCATCAAAGCTATGTTATCGGTCGGATACATTGAGTATGATATGTTAAAGAACGATAATAAAGGAACACCGCAAGGTGGAATACTATCACCGTTGCTGGCAAATGTATATCTTAATGATTTTGACTGGTATGTAGGAAGAAAATACTACGAACCACATAGAAAGTGTAAATACAAATGCAATGACTCAAGAAGATTAAAATGGTCAGGGATAACTCCAAAGTACAATTTCAGATATGCTGATGACTGGGTGATTTTGACATCATCTAAGAAAGAAGCGGAAAGACTGAAACGAGAATTAAGCAGGTATTTCAAGTACAAGCTAAAACTTGAATTGTCAGAGGAGAAAACCAAAGTAACCAATATGAGAACAGAAGGAATACATTTCTTAGGATTTGTAATAAAAGCCGAAAAACCAAGAAGAACACCTGCTGATAAAGAAACAAAAGAACATTTTGTTGGTAAGCCGTATCCTGATATGAAAAGGTTAAACAAGAAAATACAAAACCTTTGTAAAGAAATTAGAGATATACGGAATTACTCGGCGGTAAATAGCAGAATCGCACAGATACAATATATAAATTCGGTCATTATGGGAATTGCTGAATATATAAAAATTGGGATAAGCTCCCATGCGTTCCATGTGATAGACCGAAGAGTAAACAATAGTGCGTTATCTACTTGGAAAAGAATGTATCCCGACAAATATAATGAATGGCAAATTCCTCTAAAGGATTTAGCCAATCTACCACATAGGCACGAGGGCTATATCAGTAAGACTTTTGCCATACCTTACGAGGATATGTGGATAGGAATTACAATGGCATTCATTACTCATGTTCGATATGAAGCTAAACCATTTAATCAGAAGATGACACCTTACACTCCAGAGGGCAGAAAGATTTATGTAAATTACCGAAATAAAAATAAACCGCTTCCTAAGGACAGACCGTCTATCAATATGAGTGATGATTTACGTATGGCAGTCTATGCGGAAAATAAAATGAATTTTGAGTACTTCATGAATCGTGAGTATGCTTTCAATAGAGATAAAGGGAAATGCAGATGTTGTAAAATACCACTTTATGAGAATCCTACAGCTAATTGCCACCATGTAGATAATAAGTTGCCGATTGATAAGATAAACAAGGTAAATAACTTAGCATGGGTGTGCAGAAGTTGTCATTTGATGATACACGGAAGTGAAATACCTGAAAGTTTAGACACAAAAGTAGTAAAGAAAATCGAAAAATTTAGAGAAAAATTGAAACAAGCACAAAAATAA
- a CDS encoding helicase-related protein, with amino-acid sequence MERRMRGNLHVRCGAGEKVEIISKPYLSLLYLHTKMRNVAGIGQSEAFKSSDMFMKCRYMDEMTGGKGIVFATGTPVSNSMTELYTMQRYLQYENLKKNHLEHFDAWASTFGETQSAFELAPEGTGYRVKTRFSKFYNLPELMSMFKEVADIQTADMLNLPTPEAHYEVIKTLPSEEQKEILKSLSKRADDVRSKAVEPDEDNMLKITNDGKKLALDQRLINPLLPDDENSKVNVCVKNVFAIWDKTKENRSTQLLFSDMSTPKGDGEFNIYDDIRGKLVAMGIPKEEIAFIHEANSDKQKDELFAKVRKGDVRILLGSTGKMGAGTNVQNKLIALHDLDVPWRPADLEQRAGRIVRQGNENKEVNIYRYVTENTFDAYLWQTMENKQKFISQIMTSKAPVRVAEDVDESSLNYAEIKALATGDPKIKEKMDLDNEVTKLKMLEANYKSNRYRLEDKVAKNYPEEITRTEKLIEAVKKDMADVEPQGEGENKFTTITIKGERIFDKKIAGEKLLEDIKTIKINESKMIGKYRNMDLEVSYNFFTNEHNFSLNGAAKHSGELGTSADGNIIRLDNAIEKMPEKLNRLEEKLISTKEQLENAEEELKKPFEKADELKTKVLRLAELNKLLDMGEVEEKRNDNPLVEDVKRAIIDFCNREYEENHSYDEFSTLYPDMKHIGIAYTNTPDERHGIQYELNLEAKTWTQYIDDIPIKTESFDYENKGENEALRNMKNEIELSSFEDLVYVDSEDLKAALGLEIDDEGNFYDPLAKDLDNDGIIDRYDNDFRDSDYFESTYDVEDNLHTKEETSQRTEDKPSILGQIRAYQSESKTEEKQTTKEQEYSI; translated from the coding sequence ATGGAACGCCGTATGCGAGGAAACTTGCACGTACGGTGTGGAGCGGGGGAAAAGGTAGAGATAATATCAAAACCTTACCTATCGCTATTGTATCTTCATACAAAAATGCGTAATGTTGCAGGTATCGGACAAAGTGAAGCCTTTAAGTCCTCCGATATGTTTATGAAATGCAGATACATGGACGAAATGACAGGAGGCAAAGGCATTGTCTTTGCAACCGGAACGCCTGTAAGTAATTCTATGACGGAGCTTTACACCATGCAGCGTTATCTTCAGTATGAAAACCTAAAGAAAAATCACTTGGAGCATTTTGACGCTTGGGCTTCTACCTTCGGGGAAACACAGTCCGCCTTTGAACTTGCTCCTGAAGGAACAGGGTACAGAGTTAAGACAAGATTTTCAAAATTCTACAACCTGCCTGAACTTATGAGTATGTTTAAGGAAGTTGCGGATATTCAGACCGCAGATATGTTAAATCTTCCAACTCCTGAAGCACACTATGAGGTGATTAAAACCTTGCCAAGCGAGGAGCAAAAGGAAATCTTAAAGAGCTTATCAAAACGGGCAGATGATGTCAGAAGCAAGGCAGTTGAGCCTGATGAAGATAATATGCTTAAAATCACTAATGACGGTAAGAAACTTGCACTTGACCAAAGGTTAATCAATCCCCTGCTTCCCGATGATGAAAACTCAAAAGTCAATGTATGCGTGAAAAATGTCTTTGCTATTTGGGATAAGACAAAAGAGAACAGGTCAACGCAGCTTCTATTTTCCGATATGTCTACCCCAAAAGGTGATGGAGAGTTTAATATCTATGATGATATTAGAGGAAAACTCGTTGCAATGGGCATACCGAAAGAAGAAATTGCCTTTATCCATGAAGCAAATTCAGACAAGCAAAAGGACGAACTCTTTGCAAAGGTAAGAAAGGGTGATGTAAGGATATTGCTCGGCTCTACAGGAAAGATGGGAGCAGGCACTAATGTCCAAAACAAGCTGATTGCACTCCATGACCTTGATGTCCCTTGGCGACCTGCCGACCTTGAACAGCGTGCGGGAAGAATTGTAAGACAGGGCAATGAAAATAAAGAAGTGAATATCTACCGTTATGTTACGGAGAACACCTTTGATGCGTATTTGTGGCAAACAATGGAAAATAAGCAGAAATTCATTTCTCAGATTATGACAAGTAAGGCACCTGTCAGAGTTGCTGAAGATGTGGACGAAAGCTCCCTTAACTACGCTGAGATAAAGGCTCTTGCAACAGGGGATCCGAAAATCAAAGAAAAAATGGATTTGGACAATGAGGTTACAAAACTTAAAATGCTGGAAGCAAACTACAAGTCCAATCGTTACAGATTAGAGGATAAGGTCGCAAAAAATTATCCTGAAGAAATCACAAGAACGGAAAAACTCATTGAAGCTGTAAAGAAAGATATGGCTGATGTAGAACCACAAGGAGAAGGCGAAAATAAGTTCACTACGATAACCATAAAAGGTGAGAGAATATTTGATAAAAAGATTGCAGGAGAAAAGCTACTTGAAGATATCAAGACTATAAAAATCAACGAAAGTAAGATGATAGGAAAGTATAGAAATATGGATTTAGAGGTCAGCTATAACTTCTTTACCAATGAGCATAATTTCAGCTTAAACGGTGCTGCAAAGCATTCAGGAGAGCTTGGCACAAGTGCAGACGGTAATATCATAAGACTGGATAATGCTATTGAGAAAATGCCTGAGAAATTAAATAGACTTGAAGAAAAGCTCATAAGCACCAAAGAACAGCTGGAAAATGCCGAAGAAGAACTTAAAAAGCCGTTTGAAAAGGCAGATGAACTGAAAACTAAAGTATTAAGGCTTGCCGAACTGAATAAGCTGCTCGATATGGGAGAGGTAGAAGAAAAGAGAAATGACAATCCTCTTGTGGAAGATGTGAAAAGAGCTATCATAGACTTTTGCAACAGAGAATATGAAGAAAACCATAGCTATGATGAGTTTAGCACCTTGTATCCTGATATGAAGCATATCGGGATTGCCTACACCAATACTCCTGATGAAAGGCATGGGATTCAGTATGAACTGAATTTAGAAGCTAAAACATGGACGCAGTATATTGATGATATACCAATCAAAACTGAGAGCTTTGACTATGAAAACAAGGGAGAGAACGAAGCTCTAAGGAATATGAAAAATGAAATTGAGTTATCCTCTTTTGAAGATTTGGTCTATGTAGATTCAGAGGATTTAAAAGCTGCTCTTGGACTTGAGATTGATGATGAAGGAAACTTCTATGATCCGCTTGCAAAAGACCTCGATAATGACGGTATCATCGACAGATATGACAATGATTTCAGGGACAGTGATTACTTTGAATCAACCTATGATGTGGAAGATAATCTTCATACAAAAGAGGAAACTTCTCAAAGAACGGAAGATAAACCGTCTATTTTAGGACAGATCAGAGCTTATCAAAGTGAAAGCAAAACGGAAGAGAAACAAACTACAAAAGAACAGGAATATTCAATATAA
- a CDS encoding single-stranded DNA-binding protein, producing the protein MAYKTMRDKIEDMVKDNYKDFIKAVISMEKGINDESALDKLYDAYMANDTINLLHEDFDYMIDDLREQGQIKDLPYVQEEKDDLVNIVGNIVGKVDIIERENKNGEAFKVVNFSVISKDDEGNNVYHNCSAYGEKSDIPKDFQEGDFVKLFGQIRTSTDDNGKEHSNVRILSSKLLKAKEQMKGQDKSQEIAKLKSEIEEREKDLFYADSWEQAGQIRVDIEKMKAKLNALTGSEKGKENDKKSIIGAIKEYQAEDKQKPKESKEKPRETER; encoded by the coding sequence ATGGCTTATAAAACAATGAGAGATAAAATTGAAGATATGGTAAAGGATAACTACAAAGATTTTATTAAAGCGGTTATCAGTATGGAAAAAGGGATTAACGATGAGAGTGCCTTAGATAAGCTCTATGATGCTTATATGGCAAATGATACCATCAATCTGCTTCATGAGGATTTTGACTATATGATTGATGATTTAAGAGAGCAGGGACAGATAAAAGACCTGCCCTATGTTCAGGAGGAAAAAGATGACCTTGTAAATATCGTTGGAAATATTGTAGGTAAGGTTGACATAATCGAAAGAGAAAACAAGAATGGAGAAGCCTTTAAAGTAGTCAATTTTTCAGTAATATCAAAAGATGATGAGGGAAACAATGTTTATCATAACTGCTCTGCATACGGAGAAAAAAGCGATATTCCAAAAGACTTTCAGGAGGGCGATTTTGTAAAACTCTTTGGACAAATCAGAACTTCAACTGATGATAACGGTAAGGAGCATAGCAATGTAAGGATACTATCCTCAAAGCTCTTAAAGGCGAAAGAACAGATGAAAGGACAGGATAAGAGTCAAGAGATTGCTAAACTGAAAAGTGAGATAGAAGAAAGAGAAAAAGACTTATTTTATGCAGATTCTTGGGAACAGGCAGGACAGATTAGAGTAGATATTGAAAAAATGAAAGCCAAGTTAAATGCCTTAACCGGCTCTGAAAAAGGGAAAGAAAACGATAAAAAATCCATAATTGGTGCTATCAAAGAATATCAGGCGGAAGATAAGCAAAAACCGAAAGAGAGTAAAGAAAAACCAAGAGAAACGGAGAGATAA
- a CDS encoding relaxase/mobilization nuclease domain-containing protein, with the protein MAITKIHPIKSTLHLAIDYIVNGEKTDEQLLVSTNKCHQSTAHTQFLKTRGEAGTKGTVLARHLIQSFLPGETSPEMAHQIGLELCKKILKDEYEFVLSTHIDKGHIHNHIIFNNVNMVTGKCYQSNKKSYHKIRYQSDKLCKENNLSVIDEHYESFKKKYRTSGKSWYENEQAKRGTSWKSRLQFDIDRMIKQSKDWDEFLKKMTELGYEIKYGKHIAFKPKDKPRFTRAKTIGEDYTEERLKERIAEREFIKTPTVKKRIGNVIDMNTNVKVKESKGYEYWATKHNLNTMAESVIFIREHGIKSVQQLDEFIKKSADERQNLQDKIKAIDKEMEQLSTTMEQVHTVKKYRAYYKEYKANPSDRAFFEEYKAQITLYENALSELKKTYSKLPNSKDILDKLDKLQEKKNTLMQEYSSTKSTMDELYQIRKNYGIYMGKEMER; encoded by the coding sequence ATGGCTATTACAAAAATACACCCTATAAAATCAACCCTTCATCTTGCCATTGATTACATCGTTAATGGGGAAAAAACAGATGAGCAGCTTTTAGTCAGTACCAATAAATGCCATCAGTCAACTGCTCATACTCAGTTTTTAAAGACAAGAGGAGAGGCGGGAACTAAGGGAACTGTCCTTGCAAGACATCTGATTCAATCTTTTTTACCGGGAGAAACAAGCCCTGAAATGGCACATCAAATCGGTCTTGAGTTATGTAAAAAGATACTCAAAGATGAGTATGAGTTTGTCTTATCTACACACATAGATAAGGGACATATCCATAATCACATAATATTCAATAATGTAAATATGGTTACTGGCAAGTGCTATCAATCCAATAAGAAAAGCTATCATAAGATCCGTTACCAGAGTGATAAGCTATGCAAAGAAAACAACCTTTCCGTCATTGATGAACACTACGAAAGCTTTAAGAAAAAATATAGGACGAGCGGAAAGTCTTGGTATGAAAATGAACAAGCAAAGAGAGGTACTTCTTGGAAAAGTAGACTTCAATTTGACATTGATCGCATGATAAAACAGTCTAAGGATTGGGACGAATTTCTAAAGAAAATGACTGAACTTGGCTATGAAATTAAGTATGGCAAACATATCGCTTTTAAGCCGAAAGATAAGCCCAGATTTACAAGAGCTAAGACGATTGGCGAAGATTATACGGAGGAACGATTAAAAGAACGAATAGCTGAAAGAGAGTTTATTAAGACGCCTACCGTTAAAAAACGCATTGGAAATGTTATTGATATGAATACCAATGTGAAGGTAAAGGAAAGCAAAGGCTATGAATACTGGGCGACGAAGCATAATCTGAATACAATGGCAGAATCCGTTATCTTTATCAGAGAACATGGCATAAAATCTGTTCAGCAACTTGATGAATTTATCAAGAAAAGTGCTGATGAAAGACAAAATTTACAGGATAAAATCAAGGCGATTGATAAGGAAATGGAACAGTTATCCACTACGATGGAGCAAGTTCATACTGTCAAAAAATATCGTGCATATTACAAGGAATATAAGGCGAATCCGTCTGATAGGGCATTTTTCGAGGAATATAAAGCTCAGATTACCCTCTATGAAAATGCTCTTTCTGAACTTAAAAAGACTTATTCCAAACTCCCAAATTCAAAGGATATTTTAGATAAACTTGATAAATTACAAGAAAAAAAGAATACCCTAATGCAAGAGTATTCTTCTACAAAATCGACTATGGACGAGCTTTATCAGATACGAAAGAACTATGGAATTTATATGGGTAAGGAGATGGAGAGATAA
- a CDS encoding plasmid mobilization protein, producing MANRIRNERLEIKLTKAEKALFEEKRKLAKCRNMSHFIRKCVLEKEIYQIDLEPFRDLQGLLSNATNNINQIAKRVNSTGIIYKDDINDMKKEIEHFSKELWQIHSLLLNKTSGGD from the coding sequence ATGGCAAATAGGATACGAAATGAACGACTTGAAATTAAGTTGACCAAGGCAGAAAAAGCTCTTTTTGAGGAAAAAAGAAAACTTGCGAAGTGCAGAAATATGAGCCACTTTATCCGCAAATGTGTTTTGGAAAAGGAAATTTATCAGATAGATTTAGAGCCGTTTCGAGATTTACAGGGCTTGCTTTCCAACGCTACAAATAATATCAATCAGATTGCAAAGCGAGTAAATTCTACCGGTATTATCTACAAAGATGACATCAATGATATGAAAAAAGAGATTGAACATTTCTCAAAAGAGTTGTGGCAAATCCATTCCTTGCTTCTTAACAAGACTTCAGGAGGTGATTAG
- a CDS encoding ABC transporter substrate-binding protein, whose translation MKTTKKLLGVLLSFIMLLSITTGCSSQNTVGNSKKVKELTFCESWNFDGGFSVFQEPLMANGTFGLLYYIPNFYETLINYENGNFVPGLAEKWDVGKDNMTYTFKLKKDIKFSDGEELTAEVVKKNFENVGKNLETYNGAFGLTSTLIEKITVVDKYTVSVKLSSPYYGALNDFTLPLPMGIMSPNAFNADGTLSEKIKNATMGTGPYMYNGQKDNDTYTFVKNPNYNRKNVDVESFKIKIIPDNDSKLLALRNKEVDLILGTNNLSYDSYNSLQKDKSFAGKTSDTVIQTRYIGINTDTSPFDDVSVRKAINYAIDTKSLRKNILGDIEKEAPSILDKNLPYCNVDTESYSYSEQTAKDLLEKAGWKDQDGDGIREKDGTKLSVNISCSSDQAMLKDISEAVASDLKKVGFEVKTSSSETMNHYKNISEGKYQLAIGITYNIPMDPYKLVSSFSKNPVMDNMTSKALTSMKNSDELIRSLNTMTDKKEIQNVYNTIINGLHDDAALVPISRTVGMTVYNADKITDYKFHYQPDYLDVSNIRTK comes from the coding sequence ATGAAAACCACAAAAAAACTATTGGGAGTATTACTCTCTTTCATTATGCTCTTGTCAATAACAACCGGGTGCAGCTCACAAAACACAGTTGGAAATTCAAAAAAAGTAAAAGAATTAACTTTTTGTGAAAGTTGGAATTTTGATGGTGGATTTTCTGTTTTTCAAGAACCTCTGATGGCAAACGGAACATTTGGGTTGCTTTATTATATCCCAAACTTCTATGAAACTCTCATCAATTATGAAAACGGAAACTTTGTTCCCGGTCTTGCAGAAAAATGGGATGTAGGCAAAGATAATATGACTTATACCTTTAAATTAAAAAAGGATATTAAGTTCTCTGATGGCGAGGAATTAACTGCTGAAGTAGTGAAAAAAAATTTCGAGAATGTCGGAAAAAATTTAGAAACATATAACGGAGCTTTTGGTCTAACAAGTACATTAATAGAAAAAATCACTGTTGTTGATAAATATACTGTCTCTGTTAAACTGTCATCTCCTTACTATGGTGCTCTCAATGATTTTACTCTCCCTCTGCCTATGGGAATTATGTCGCCAAACGCCTTTAATGCAGATGGTACATTATCAGAAAAAATAAAAAACGCCACAATGGGAACCGGTCCATACATGTATAATGGTCAAAAGGACAATGATACCTACACCTTTGTAAAAAATCCGAATTACAACCGTAAAAATGTTGATGTAGAATCATTTAAAATCAAAATCATTCCTGATAATGATTCCAAATTACTGGCACTTCGCAACAAAGAAGTTGACTTGATTTTAGGTACGAATAATCTAAGTTATGATTCCTATAATTCTTTACAAAAAGACAAGTCCTTTGCCGGCAAAACATCAGATACTGTAATTCAAACAAGATATATCGGTATTAATACTGACACATCTCCTTTTGACGATGTTTCTGTCAGAAAAGCAATAAATTACGCAATAGATACAAAATCTCTAAGAAAAAATATTCTGGGAGATATTGAGAAAGAAGCTCCTTCAATCTTGGATAAAAATTTACCATATTGCAATGTGGACACTGAATCTTATTCTTATTCAGAACAAACAGCTAAAGATTTGCTTGAAAAAGCTGGTTGGAAAGACCAAGATGGTGATGGTATTCGTGAAAAGGATGGCACAAAACTCTCTGTAAATATTTCTTGCTCAAGTGATCAGGCAATGCTCAAAGATATATCAGAAGCCGTTGCCAGCGACCTAAAAAAAGTTGGATTTGAAGTGAAAACATCAAGTTCCGAAACAATGAATCACTATAAAAACATCTCTGAAGGCAAGTATCAACTGGCTATCGGAATAACATACAATATACCAATGGATCCATATAAACTGGTTTCATCATTTTCAAAAAATCCGGTAATGGATAATATGACATCAAAAGCATTAACCAGTATGAAAAACTCTGATGAGCTAATCAGAAGCTTAAATACTATGACCGATAAAAAAGAAATTCAGAATGTGTATAATACAATTATAAATGGATTACATGACGATGCAGCATTAGTCCCTATATCAAGAACGGTTGGTATGACCGTCTATAATGCGGATAAAATCACAGACTACAAGTTCCACTACCAGCCTGACTATTTAGATGTTTCCAACATCAGAACAAAGTAA
- a CDS encoding ABC transporter ATP-binding protein, protein MIVVEHLSRKYPCLGANKKDFISVNDVSFSLLPNTSYALVGESGSGKSTLSMMLSAIIPPSNGTIHFNNKNIWSMTKEEILIMRKNVQLVLQDSSGALDPRKTIIDSLYEPLHKLCNLTKSEIYSTIISTLVKMELPESVLSKYPHELSGGQQSRVCIARAICVEPKYIIFDESVSGLDATVRKKILDLLIEIRKQRKITYLFITHDIDVALYMASHIFVMKGGKIIEEISNATSYDSFHGEYSRELIASLPPDTPYGR, encoded by the coding sequence ATGATTGTTGTAGAACATTTGAGTAGAAAATATCCTTGTTTGGGAGCAAATAAGAAAGATTTCATATCAGTAAATGATGTTTCATTTTCACTATTACCTAATACTTCTTATGCTTTGGTGGGTGAAAGTGGCAGTGGCAAAAGTACATTATCAATGATGTTATCTGCCATAATTCCTCCCAGTAACGGAACTATTCATTTTAACAATAAAAATATCTGGTCAATGACTAAAGAAGAAATTCTTATAATGAGAAAAAATGTTCAATTAGTCCTTCAGGATAGCTCAGGAGCTTTAGATCCAAGAAAAACTATTATTGACAGCCTATATGAGCCGTTACATAAGTTATGTAATTTAACAAAAAGCGAAATATATTCAACGATTATATCCACACTTGTTAAAATGGAGCTTCCCGAATCAGTTTTATCAAAATATCCTCATGAATTATCAGGTGGGCAGCAAAGTCGAGTCTGTATAGCAAGAGCTATATGTGTTGAACCCAAGTATATTATATTTGATGAATCTGTAAGCGGATTAGATGCAACTGTAAGAAAGAAAATATTAGATCTTCTGATAGAAATACGAAAACAAAGGAAAATTACTTACTTATTCATTACTCATGATATAGATGTTGCTCTATATATGGCAAGCCACATATTTGTTATGAAAGGAGGAAAAATAATAGAAGAAATATCCAATGCCACTTCATATGATTCATTTCATGGAGAATACTCAAGGGAATTAATTGCCTCACTTCCCCCTGATACTCCCTATGGCAGATGA
- a CDS encoding ABC transporter ATP-binding protein, giving the protein MNPLLEIKNLKIIHRKYKKTLIDNINFGLNDSEILGIIGESGSGKTLTCRSVLNLLDRKAFDVSGEILFENQNLLSLSDKSLNAVRGKKIALIMQNPMSAFDPMSKIGKQILETLKLHQNASKKHLMASIEENLTKFGLSEPERILNSFPSQLSGGMLQRLMVILALMLSPEIIIADETTTALDIKTQSIVLEQFIKIKESGISLIVVTHDFRVIAKLADNVIVMKDGIIIEKGTVFEIFNSPKTDYTKNLLQASILKGGGI; this is encoded by the coding sequence ATGAATCCATTATTGGAAATAAAAAATTTAAAAATCATTCACCGAAAGTATAAAAAAACTCTCATTGATAATATAAATTTTGGACTTAATGATAGTGAGATCTTAGGTATTATTGGTGAAAGCGGTAGTGGTAAAACCTTAACATGCCGCTCTGTATTAAATTTATTAGACAGAAAAGCATTTGATGTAAGCGGCGAAATTCTGTTTGAAAACCAAAATCTGCTATCTCTTTCTGATAAATCATTAAATGCCGTTAGAGGGAAAAAAATAGCATTAATAATGCAAAATCCTATGAGTGCTTTTGATCCCATGAGTAAAATAGGTAAACAAATACTTGAAACATTAAAATTACACCAAAATGCTTCAAAAAAACACCTTATGGCAAGTATAGAGGAAAATTTAACTAAATTTGGACTATCAGAACCAGAGCGTATCCTTAATAGTTTTCCATCACAACTAAGCGGCGGCATGTTGCAAAGATTAATGGTTATATTAGCTCTAATGCTATCACCTGAGATAATCATAGCAGATGAAACAACAACGGCACTTGACATTAAAACACAATCCATCGTTTTAGAGCAATTTATCAAAATAAAAGAATCTGGAATTTCACTCATTGTAGTTACTCATGATTTTAGAGTTATAGCAAAATTAGCTGACAATGTGATTGTAATGAAAGATGGAATTATTATTGAAAAAGGAACTGTATTTGAAATTTTTAATTCTCCAAAGACTGATTACACTAAAAATTTACTACAAGCCAGTATTTTAAAGGGAGGAGGAATATAG